One genomic region from Pseudomonas sp. R5-89-07 encodes:
- a CDS encoding TolC family outer membrane protein: protein MLRKLSLAVAVSCATTTMVWAAEAPLSARTDLVSVYQEAVDNNADLAAARAQYGAQKEVVPQARAGLLPNLTGGADINNVRTQIDTPAATANRDAHSWRATLSQPLFRADRWFQLQAAEATNEQAALQLSATEQNLILQSAESYFAVLRAQDNLASTKAEENAFKRQLDQSNERFDVGLSDKTDVLQSQASYDTARANRILAQRQVEDAFEALITLTNRQYNSIQGIVHTLPVLPPLPNDAKAWVETAGRQNLNLLASNYAVTAAEETLKQRKAGHAPTLDAVAQYEKGDNDALGFSNPNAFGTPYRGDVEQRTIGLRLNIPIYSGGLTSSQVRESYSRLGQTEQQREGLRRQVVENTRNLHRAVNTDVEQVQARRQSIISNQSAVEATEIGYQVGTRNIVDVLDAQRQLYSSVRNYNNSRYDYILDNLRLKQAAGTLNPGDLQELTRYLKADYNPDKDFLPPDLAKAAAEQLKARPGS from the coding sequence ATGCTGCGCAAACTTTCACTGGCTGTTGCCGTGTCTTGTGCGACCACCACCATGGTCTGGGCAGCTGAGGCGCCCTTGTCTGCCAGGACCGACCTGGTCAGCGTCTACCAGGAAGCGGTGGACAACAACGCCGACCTGGCCGCCGCACGGGCCCAGTACGGCGCGCAGAAGGAAGTGGTGCCCCAGGCCCGCGCCGGGTTGCTGCCCAACCTGACCGGCGGTGCGGATATCAACAATGTGCGCACCCAGATCGACACGCCGGCCGCCACCGCCAACCGCGATGCGCATTCCTGGCGCGCCACCCTGAGCCAGCCGCTGTTCCGTGCCGACCGCTGGTTCCAGCTGCAAGCCGCCGAAGCCACCAACGAGCAAGCGGCGCTGCAACTTTCGGCGACCGAACAGAACCTGATCCTGCAGAGCGCCGAAAGCTACTTCGCCGTGCTGCGCGCCCAGGACAACCTGGCCTCGACCAAGGCCGAAGAAAATGCCTTCAAGCGCCAGTTGGACCAATCCAACGAACGTTTCGATGTGGGCCTGTCGGACAAGACCGACGTGCTGCAATCCCAGGCCAGCTATGACACCGCGCGGGCCAACCGCATCCTTGCCCAGCGCCAGGTGGAAGACGCCTTCGAAGCGCTGATCACCCTGACCAACCGCCAATACAATTCGATCCAGGGCATTGTCCACACACTGCCGGTGCTGCCGCCGCTGCCGAACGACGCCAAGGCCTGGGTCGAAACCGCCGGCCGCCAGAACCTCAACCTGCTGGCCAGCAACTACGCCGTCACCGCTGCCGAAGAAACCCTCAAGCAGCGCAAGGCCGGCCACGCCCCCACCCTGGACGCGGTGGCGCAGTACGAAAAAGGCGATAACGATGCCCTGGGCTTCAGCAACCCGAATGCGTTCGGCACGCCTTATCGCGGTGACGTCGAACAGCGCACCATCGGCCTGCGCCTGAACATTCCGATATACAGTGGCGGGCTGACCAGCTCCCAGGTACGTGAGTCCTACTCGCGCCTGGGCCAGACCGAGCAGCAACGCGAAGGCCTGCGCCGTCAGGTCGTGGAAAATACCCGCAACCTGCACCGTGCAGTGAACACCGATGTGGAGCAGGTCCAAGCGCGCCGCCAGTCGATCATCTCCAACCAGAGCGCGGTGGAAGCCACGGAAATCGGCTATCAGGTGGGCACGCGCAATATCGTCGACGTGCTGGACGCACAGCGCCAGCTCTACTCGTCGGTGCGCAACTACAACAACAGCCGCTACGACTACATCCTCGACAACCTGCGCTTGAAGCAGGCGGCGGGCACCTTGAACCCGGGGGATCTGCAGGAGCTGACGCGCTATCTGAAGGCTGACTACAACCCGGACAAGGACTTCCTGCCACCGGACCTGGCCAAGGCCGCCGCCGAGCAACTGAAGGCCCGCCCCGGCTCCTGA
- the thiC gene encoding phosphomethylpyrimidine synthase ThiC — MSAEIKSTKLKNTVHLSESAQVDSGSVQPFTRSQKIYVQGTRPDIRVPMREISLDVTPTDFGGEINAPVVVYDTSGPYTDPNVIIDVRKGLGDVRSPWIESRGDTERLSGLSSHFGQQRLSDAELTALRFAHVKNPRRAKAGANVTQMHYARKGIITAEMEYVAIRENMKLEEARASGLLDQQHAGHSFGASVPKIITPEFVREEIARGRAIIPANINHTELEPMIIGRNFLVKINGNIGNSALGSSIEEEVAKLTWGIRWGSDTVMDLSTGKHIHETREWIIRNSPVPIGTVPIYQALEKVGGAAEDLTWELFRDTLIEQAEQGVDYFTIHAGVLLRYVPLTAKRVTGIVSRGGSIMAKWCLAHHKENFTYTHFDEICEIMKAYDVSFSLGDGLRPGSIADANDAAQFGELETLGELTKIAWKHDVQTMIEGPGHVPMQLIKENMDKQLECCDEAPFYTLGPLTTDIAPGYDHITSGIGAAMIGWFGCAMLCYVTPKEHLGLPNKDDVKTGIITYKIAAHAADLAKGHPGAQIRDNALSKARFEFRWEDQFNLGLDPDTARSYHDETLPKDSAKVAHFCSMCGPKFCSMKITQEVREYAANQRIDAVDVDVAKGLAEQAERFKQEGSQLYKKV, encoded by the coding sequence ATGAGCGCAGAAATAAAAAGTACAAAACTGAAAAACACCGTGCACCTGAGTGAATCGGCCCAGGTCGACTCCGGTTCCGTGCAGCCGTTTACCCGCTCGCAGAAAATCTACGTGCAAGGCACCCGCCCGGACATTCGTGTGCCGATGCGCGAGATCAGCCTGGACGTGACCCCCACCGATTTCGGCGGTGAAATCAACGCGCCCGTGGTGGTCTACGACACCTCCGGCCCCTACACCGACCCCAACGTAATCATCGACGTACGCAAAGGCCTGGGCGATGTGCGCTCGCCCTGGATCGAATCGCGCGGCGACACCGAACGCCTGTCGGGCTTGAGCTCGCACTTTGGCCAACAGCGCCTGAGCGATGCCGAGTTGACCGCCCTGCGTTTCGCCCATGTGAAAAACCCGCGCCGCGCCAAGGCCGGGGCCAACGTCACGCAAATGCACTATGCGCGCAAAGGCATCATCACCGCCGAGATGGAATACGTCGCCATCCGCGAGAACATGAAGCTTGAAGAAGCCCGAGCCAGTGGCTTGCTCGACCAGCAGCATGCCGGCCACAGCTTCGGCGCCAGCGTGCCGAAAATCATCACCCCGGAATTCGTGCGTGAAGAAATCGCCCGTGGCCGCGCGATCATTCCGGCCAACATCAACCACACCGAACTGGAACCGATGATCATCGGCCGTAACTTCCTGGTGAAGATCAACGGCAATATCGGCAACAGCGCACTGGGTTCGTCCATTGAAGAAGAAGTGGCGAAACTGACCTGGGGCATTCGCTGGGGTTCGGACACGGTGATGGACCTGTCCACTGGCAAGCACATCCACGAAACCCGCGAGTGGATCATTCGCAACTCGCCAGTGCCGATCGGTACGGTGCCGATTTACCAGGCTCTGGAAAAAGTCGGTGGCGCCGCTGAAGACCTGACCTGGGAGCTGTTTCGCGACACCTTGATCGAACAGGCCGAGCAGGGCGTCGACTACTTCACCATCCACGCCGGCGTGTTGTTGCGCTATGTACCACTGACCGCCAAGCGCGTCACCGGCATCGTCTCCCGCGGCGGCTCGATCATGGCCAAGTGGTGCCTGGCGCACCACAAAGAGAACTTCACCTATACGCATTTCGATGAAATCTGCGAAATCATGAAGGCCTACGACGTCAGCTTCTCCCTCGGCGATGGCCTGCGCCCAGGTTCGATCGCCGACGCCAACGACGCCGCGCAATTCGGTGAACTGGAAACCCTCGGCGAGCTGACCAAGATCGCCTGGAAGCACGACGTGCAAACCATGATCGAAGGCCCTGGCCACGTGCCGATGCAGCTGATCAAGGAAAACATGGACAAGCAGCTGGAGTGCTGCGACGAGGCGCCGTTCTACACCCTCGGCCCGCTGACCACCGACATCGCGCCAGGTTATGACCACATCACCTCCGGTATCGGTGCGGCGATGATCGGCTGGTTCGGCTGCGCCATGCTCTGCTACGTCACCCCCAAAGAGCATTTGGGCTTGCCGAACAAGGACGACGTGAAGACCGGCATCATCACCTACAAGATCGCGGCGCATGCCGCCGACCTTGCCAAGGGCCATCCGGGTGCGCAGATTCGCGACAACGCGCTGAGCAAGGCGCGCTTCGAGTTCCGCTGGGAAGACCAGTTCAACCTCGGCCTGGACCCGGACACCGCGCGCTCCTATCACGACGAAACCCTGCCGAAGGACTCGGCTAAGGTCGCGCATTTCTGCTCGATGTGCGGGCCGAAATTCTGCTCGATGAAGATCACCCAGGAAGTGCGCGAGTACGCGGCCAACCAGCGCATTGATGCGGTGGACGTGGACGTGGCCAAGGGCCTGGCCGAGCAGGCGGAGCGTTTCAAGCAGGAAGGCAGCCAGCTTTACAAGAAGGTCTGA
- the cytX gene encoding putative hydroxymethylpyrimidine transporter CytX translates to MSIQPSTYSPYLAVPTDKRVFGARDLFSLWFSLGIGLMVLQTGALLAPGLGLSGALLAIFLGTLVGVLLLAAVGVIGSDTGLSAMAALKLSLGAKGASLPALLNLLQLIGWGSFEIIVMRDAASLLGARAFSEGSLLASPLLWTLFFGGLATLLAVSGPLTFVRQILRKWGIWLLLAACLWLTWNLFAKADLAALWAQAGDGSMPFAVGFDIAIAMPLSWLPLIADYSRFGKRAKSVFGGTALGFFIGNFWLMSLGVAYTLAFAPSGEVNALLLALAGAGLGIPLLLILLDESENAFADIHSAAVSSGILLRLKVEHLALVIGVVCTLIACFAPLAQYQNFLLLIGSVFAPLFGVVLVDHFILRRRAQGAVTLLHWPALVAWLGGIATYHLLANLYPDVGATLPALLLAGLLQWILGRAVSGVRASAQA, encoded by the coding sequence TTGAGCATTCAACCGAGTACCTACTCCCCCTACCTCGCGGTGCCCACCGACAAACGTGTCTTCGGCGCCCGCGACCTGTTCTCCCTGTGGTTTTCCCTCGGCATCGGCCTGATGGTGCTGCAAACCGGCGCGCTGTTGGCGCCGGGCCTGGGCTTGTCCGGCGCCTTGCTGGCGATTTTCCTCGGCACCCTGGTGGGCGTGTTGCTGCTGGCCGCCGTCGGCGTGATCGGCAGCGACACCGGCCTGTCCGCCATGGCCGCGCTCAAGCTCAGCCTGGGTGCCAAAGGCGCCAGCCTGCCGGCGCTGTTGAACCTGCTGCAGTTGATTGGCTGGGGCTCGTTCGAGATCATCGTGATGCGCGATGCCGCCAGTTTGTTGGGCGCGCGCGCGTTCAGCGAAGGCAGCCTGCTGGCGAGCCCCTTGCTGTGGACGCTGTTCTTCGGCGGCCTCGCAACCTTGCTGGCGGTGAGTGGCCCGCTGACCTTCGTGCGGCAGATCCTGCGCAAATGGGGCATCTGGCTGCTGCTAGCGGCCTGCCTGTGGCTAACCTGGAACCTCTTCGCCAAGGCCGACCTCGCCGCCCTGTGGGCGCAGGCCGGTGATGGCTCGATGCCGTTTGCGGTGGGCTTCGACATTGCCATCGCCATGCCGCTGTCCTGGCTGCCGCTGATCGCCGACTACTCACGCTTCGGCAAGCGCGCCAAAAGCGTGTTCGGCGGTACTGCGCTGGGGTTCTTTATCGGCAATTTCTGGCTGATGAGCCTGGGCGTGGCCTACACCCTGGCATTTGCGCCAAGCGGTGAGGTGAATGCATTGCTGCTGGCCCTGGCCGGTGCCGGCCTGGGTATTCCGCTGCTGCTGATCCTGCTGGACGAGTCGGAAAACGCGTTTGCCGATATTCACTCGGCGGCGGTGTCCAGTGGGATTCTGCTGCGCTTGAAGGTCGAGCACCTGGCGTTGGTCATTGGCGTGGTTTGCACCTTGATCGCCTGCTTTGCGCCGTTGGCGCAATACCAGAACTTCCTGTTGCTGATCGGTTCGGTGTTCGCGCCGCTGTTCGGCGTGGTGCTGGTGGACCACTTCATCCTGCGCCGTCGGGCCCAGGGCGCGGTGACCCTGCTGCACTGGCCGGCGCTGGTCGCCTGGCTGGGCGGCATCGCGACCTATCATCTGCTGGCCAACCTTTATCCGGATGTCGGCGCTACCCTGCCGGCATTGCTGCTGGCAGGGCTGTTGCAGTGGATCCTGGGGCGGGCGGTCAGTGGCGTGCGGGCATCAGCTCAGGCTTGA
- a CDS encoding RsiV family protein: MSLLKIASVACIALALGACQSLFQPSQLKPLEVTTDKSEQTKPGCGSPDCPLVNIDTVHFPADPQLDSLVEQRLLQMARTTPGAATPATLTAYRDKFLRESADRHSMYLQAKVREQHDGLVIVEVSSYLDTGVAHGEPGRGFINYSRVLHKELGLADMLLPGQEQTFWNTAKVAHNSWLINTKMDRDPEFVKNWPFQKTPNVALTSGGVVLKYNVATIAPYAQGLIEITLPYARLTGVIKPELMPARH, translated from the coding sequence ATGTCGCTTTTAAAAATCGCCTCCGTGGCTTGCATTGCCTTGGCCCTGGGCGCCTGCCAGAGCCTGTTCCAACCCAGCCAGCTCAAGCCGCTGGAGGTCACCACCGACAAATCGGAACAAACCAAACCCGGCTGCGGCAGCCCCGATTGCCCGCTGGTGAACATCGATACCGTGCATTTCCCCGCCGACCCGCAACTCGACAGCCTGGTGGAGCAGCGCTTGCTGCAGATGGCCCGCACCACGCCCGGCGCCGCCACGCCTGCGACGCTGACTGCCTATCGAGACAAATTCCTGCGGGAGTCCGCCGACCGCCACAGCATGTATTTGCAGGCCAAGGTACGTGAGCAGCATGACGGACTGGTGATCGTTGAAGTGTCCAGCTACCTGGACACCGGCGTGGCCCACGGCGAACCTGGCCGCGGCTTCATCAACTATTCACGGGTGCTGCACAAAGAGTTGGGCCTGGCCGACATGTTGCTGCCCGGCCAGGAACAGACCTTCTGGAATACCGCAAAAGTTGCGCACAACAGCTGGTTGATCAACACCAAGATGGACCGCGACCCGGAGTTCGTGAAGAACTGGCCGTTCCAGAAAACCCCGAACGTGGCCCTGACCAGTGGCGGCGTAGTGCTCAAGTACAACGTTGCCACCATCGCCCCCTACGCACAGGGGTTGATCGAAATCACCCTCCCCTATGCGCGCCTGACTGGCGTGATCAAGCCTGAGCTGATGCCCGCACGCCACTGA